Proteins co-encoded in one Candidatus Acidiferrales bacterium genomic window:
- a CDS encoding cytochrome c-type biogenesis protein CcmH — protein MRSRLNRFAPARMAWGLALALLLLASRATPQAAGPARAGEESFKRVTAKFVCQCGCNYPLGACPHQDCGFSIPMQQNIRAALASGLSEQQVIDQMVSQYGLAVLAAPPARGFNLMAWIMPFVGLLAGLVIVRSVMVAWRRRGRLAPSPSGPLAEKYQRTIDEEFRQLGE, from the coding sequence ATGCGATCCAGGCTTAACCGTTTTGCGCCCGCCCGGATGGCATGGGGGCTGGCACTCGCCCTGTTGCTTCTGGCTTCCCGGGCGACTCCTCAAGCTGCCGGCCCCGCCCGGGCCGGGGAAGAATCCTTCAAGCGGGTGACCGCAAAATTCGTTTGCCAATGCGGCTGCAACTATCCGCTCGGCGCCTGCCCGCACCAGGACTGTGGGTTCTCGATCCCGATGCAACAGAACATTCGCGCCGCGCTGGCAAGCGGGCTTTCCGAGCAACAAGTGATCGATCAGATGGTGTCACAGTATGGCCTGGCGGTGCTCGCCGCGCCTCCCGCTCGCGGCTTTAACCTGATGGCGTGGATTATGCCGTTCGTAGGCCTGCTGGCCGGCCTGGTGATTGTTCGTTCAGTGATGGTAGCCTGGCGCCGGCGCGGCCGGTTGGCGCCCTCGCCGAGTGGCCCTCTGGCGGAAAAGTACCAGCGAACGATTGACGAGGAGTTTCGGCAACTGGGCGAATGA